Genomic segment of Drosophila simulans strain w501 chromosome 2R, Prin_Dsim_3.1, whole genome shotgun sequence:
CGCTGGGCCGAGGCATACACATTGGTCTACAAGAATACAGTTGGTTGatcggttggttggttggtgttGTTTGGTTGAATTGGGTTCAGATTTTGTCTGCCAGTTGTTGTTTGGttggatttggtttggttgTTGTTGGGATAGTCGTCGAACTTGAGAAACACGTTGATGATACGGCTCGGTTGCAGACCCCGGATCTACCGGGATCGAACCCAACTCGCATTGAGCTCGCTTTCTGCGCTTACAATCTAACACATACCTGTTGCACGGCGGGACACCCACTTCCCGCCCACACTCCGCCGGCGAGGGAGCGAGGACTTACGGAAGCGGTGCGCCCACACCAACATAATACCTAGGGGGCGGCGTCGGGTTAATGTTAACCCGGCCGCATCTAACAACAGTTGACTTAATACTTTGCATAAGGATAACAGAATGTACTATGGGGGAAAAGTAGTCGCGGTTGGCTGTGCTGCTGGCTGTAGGATGAAGCATCGCATAGCTTTCTGtagatacacatacatatatatgagAATAGTTGGCATttagagagagagatagagtaGAGATAGTAGGTACTAATACGTATATGTGATTAGATTGTAGGCGAACGAACGACTCGTCGATCGGATTTGTGTTTGTCTACTTACAGTGGCTTCCATGCCGctcgctcctcctcctccttcctTCCTTACTTTACTTCACTCCATTCCATTACACTCACTCATCTTTCTCCAATGCCatttccatatccatatccactTCCATCCCCACTTTTCTTACAATGCCCTCTTAACTGCCCCGTCAACTGTTGCGCCTGCACGTAAAACTTAAGCTAATGGGAAATCCACAGATACTTACTGCCTCAAACTTAAGCACTCTAATTATCGGATCGACTTACAATTAGGACATACCTGCATGTTGGTGCCCCATCTAGGGGCACTTGGGCACTCTCTAAAGTTAAGAGCgatgagcaaaaaaaaattcatacTCAAATgtacaattaaaaaaatatatagcgCAGCATTGTTGTGCCCCGCTGGTAGAACCCCTCAATCCCGAGGGGATCAGGGCCCCATTGTGTTGGGTGGGCGCCAAAGTCATCATCAACGTATAATTCTCGCTTGTTTCGTTTTGTGTTTGGTTATCGTTCGTTCATAGTGTAAtcttgtgtgtttgtgggttGGTGTTTTGTTTCGGGTGTATGTAGGTCATTTGTTAATGGTTTACCTGATCAAGTATGAAATTTCGACGCCGCTTCATGGCTATATCTTCCAGAGCCGCCAAGCTGTTTAAGCATATCTCGTACACCTTGTCCCATCGACCTTTGTGCACAGTCTTGCGGGAGGCGCCATCGATCTGCAAATATTTAGGTTAGTACAGAATATTTTCAGCGCCGAGCTTTATTTAATAACCAACTTACCGTCATCTTTGAAATGAATGCGTCGGGTCCAATCAACTCGTAACGCTTGTCGGCATTCTCAGCCACATGTTTGTGGGCCCAATGGGTCTTTCCGGCTCCCGGCAAGCCAACCAGTAAAATGACTTCGCACTCCTTGCGAGATCCGACGCGTTGTGGACCGGAAACTAGCTTTTCGACAGGTACTAAACCGATCAATACATAGCCATCCAGCAGAGCAGCTGTATCCCTTGGCTCGGGCACAACATCCTCGTACTCATCTTCTGTCGTCTGCGACCtgtccttttccttttcggaTTCCGCCTTTTCCGAATCTCCATCGGTCTTGATTCGCTTGTTCGGCGAGGGGccatcttcatcttcttcatCATTGTTCTCAGAGGGTTTCTTATCCTCAGATGCATTTTCATCGTTGGCCTGttctgcagcagcatcaccatTTGACACAGCAGCAGTTTCTGCCGACTTTTCGGTAGAAGTTTCAGCTGAAAGGAAAACCCAAATAATTAGCATATTGTGGGATAACTGATTTTGAATCAATCATTACTCACCAGTTTCCGAAGCCTCGCTAGCTTCTGATTCGGGCTTAGCAGCTTCAGCAGGAGCCTCGACTTTAGTTTCGGCTTCTGTCTCCATTTTCGGCGCCGACTCATCCTCTTTGGCTTTATCAGGATCTTCGGCTTCCTCTTCATCTTTCTCCGAAGAAGCCTTGCCATCTTCATCCTTTTTCTCCACCTCATCATCATCCGCCGTGGCTTCGTCCAAGACCTTCCACTTCTCGCCATCGTTGTCATCCTTATCGTCGTCCTTCTCCTTGTCTTCGTCTTTACGTGGCTTGCGGCGCTTACGCGTGGGCCTCTCGGCATTCACCAACAGCTGCTCGGTGTCAGAGAAATTTACTGAGTATTCGTAGCCCTTGGTAACGATGTGCGGAAACAGGGCTCCCTCCTCGCCCAGTATGCTCTTCTCAAACTCGAACGCAACTCCAAGATCCTCGCCGTTCAGTGTGTAGTTAATTGTGCACGGCTCACTTTCCAGATCTAAATAACAGCCGATAACGTCATCCAGCTGGTAAGGCTTGCCGTAATCGGTAAACTCGCTCTGAGTGGCCTTACGCCCGGTTTCGCAGTAGCCAAATGAATGCTCGGCCTCGCCCAGCAACAAGGAGCTCTTGGGCATTGAAAATCCCACGCGGAATCCTCGCACATGCGGCTCATCGCGGAAGTAGTGCGAGTTCTCCGGCACCGACTCCTCGGAAAGGCGCACCTCAAAGCACACTTTGCCCTCGCGCACTCCGTAGTTTGCGCGTGCTCCGGACCAAATAAGCGAGTAAATTTCCGAGGTAAGGGGTTTGGCCGATGCAAACGTGGTTGGGTCGATGCGTAAATGCAAGTCAGAGTCCACTGGAATATAAGAACAAAGGGATGTTAGTTACTGTGATGGATCAAGctttatatgtgtatgtgaatGTAGTAGTCTACTTACGCCAGCTCAATCCCACTTTGTTTTCCTCGATGGTGGGCTCGTCCTCAGGAACTGTGCGCTCCTCGGCCGCTGCCTTTGACTCACGCTTGTCACCTACGCTGCCGCGATGTTTGGGCGATGTTTGGGATCCACTGCGCGATCGGGATTTGGAGCGACTGTGTGATCGCTTGCGGCGTTCCGAGGGCTGATCCTCAGGCTTAGCTGCTGGCTCGGTCTCCTCCTCCGCTTTCGGCGCGGCCGAATCCTCCTCATCAACGTCCATTTTCTGGCTGTCGCCATTTGACTGATGCTCGGCCACAGTGCTCTCGGCTGGTTTCTCCTCTACAGGCTCCTCAGTTTGTGTAGGCTCCTGCTCCTCAGGGGCAGCATCATGATCCTCTTCCATGGGTTCAGCCTCTTCACTCTGTGGTACGACGGCGGGTACTGCCTCTTCGATTGTCTCCTCCTTGTCGTCTGTCTCCGACCTTTCATCAGACTCTTCGGGTTCTGGCTGCGACTCCTCATTGACCGCTTGGTTGACGGTTGTGTCCTCTGTCACTGCTGCAGCTGGTTCAGCTTCCTCCGGCTCACTTTGTTCTGGTTCCGGCTCGGCTGCTGGCTGTTCACTTTCTGGCTCTGACTGTAGCACTGTCTTctcctccggctgctcctcctcttcgaGAGTATCGAGCACTGGTTCTGCGGCCACGGGAGCAGCTTGCACCGGCGATGGAGAGCGGGACATGGAGCGCGTGCGACGCTGACGGCGGCTTGGTGTGACCGGCGCATTTTCTGGAGGcgggaaaagtgaaatgtgATTACTGGCCATTATATAAGAAAAACTTACAACTAACTCACGCTCAGCCGCATacaaacagaaaccgaaataCAAGCATGACTTGGACGCGGCAagccacacgcacacagaaacaccctcacacatacacactggAACAATCGGGCGCTCAAATGACgcatacacacaaacttacCACCGTCGCCGGCTCCTCCTTCCACATATGCCCTCAGGCGCTCGACGAGCACCGCTTTGACTCCTTTGGTGTCCAGGCCGCGCGACTGGAGCTCGTTGCGCAGGTCCACCACCTTCATCTTCTCCAGCTTCGCCACATCCATTTTTGCGCTTCAACTTTGGATTGGCGGCAGAAAAACACACGCTTATTCACCCAATGCACCGCTGAAAAGCTGGTGATGTGAAAAACTGAATTGGTAGGAATTTCGGGCCAAATCGCGCTGTCTGGCAAATGACACTCACTTTGGAAATGTCACCGTAGTCAAGTCGCAATGGTTGCTAGCACCGTGCGCGCACAATTTAAACGCAATATTCGCTTTTACATTCGCATTTGTtgcgaataaataaatggacCTAAATATTATACCGAACGCGTTGAAGTGAAGTTGGCTGCGATtgtgaaaacgaaaacgtagTGCTGCCGTGCTCGAGTTCGATACTTGTGCTTGTGTGGCTATCGATAGCCGGCTGAACATCACTAGCGACAGATGGCGGTAGTGTGCATCAACCGTTTGCATGTGCGCtgcaagaaaatatttaatgattgGAAATTTTTTAGTTAATACTATATTAATAAGAATTAATAGACAAAAAAAGTCAATGTTTTCTTCAACACATAATTAATAGTTTAAATATCAGCATTTCAAAGTGTTTTTCGTTAATAGACTTTAGCTATAATGGCCGTTTGGCGCGCTTATTGACAGCGACTCCGTGGCGCAACGGTAGCGCGTCCGACTCCAGATCGGAAGGTTGCGTGTTcaaatcacgtcggggtcaaTGCAAtagactttttttttaaattttattagtatgcaaacatttatatataaaatatagaatatgGATACGAATTAAAGATTtcaagcaaaaataaatgtattttttatacattttatagatgtatgtataaaaaaagTTGCATCGGCCGGGAATCGAACCCGGGCCGCCCGCGTGGCAGGCGAGCATTCTACCACTGAACCACCGATGCTTAAACGCAACTTGTCTTACCTTCAATATAAGCTTGGATTGCAAAACCATAGGTTAATTTCTGTAAATtgctaaaataattattataatataaagctgaagttctttaaaattaaCCTAGTAAGCCGCGTTGCTAATTTACTTATTACGCAGAAGTGCATGTTTTTGATATTATAGCATTTGCCTAACTTGTTTATAGttaaaacttgtttttgtAACATCGATTGTGGCCATGCCCCTTCAGCAGAACAAGTGCTTATTAACACTcagttataattaaatttggaatatattttatcGACATGCAATACTCATGTTGCTATAAAATCTATAAGTTAAAGATGCACAATCCAAAATTTCGCAATTGGAGCGCTTGAATTAAGGAATATGACTCTTTGGTGGATGATAAATGGTCTTTTGATCCTGTGGACAGTATCAGTGgtaagaataaataaaataatcataaatgaaatttgctgcgataatatatttatttttaatttttagggCTCAAAGAAAAGCAACTATGAAGTCCGCTTTGAGTCGATAGATGCCGTCAACGGCAGTACCGAAACCCTTTTCCTATACCAGATACGATTGCTCGGCAGAAACCGCATGATAAATGGAAGTCTTATTTTCTTAGAAGACTTGGACGATACGTTCGACGTCCTTTTCGAATCCCACGCATTCAAGAATGGTGGTTGGGTCAAGGGAATCGTGAACGCCGCCATCAAGCCCTGCGAATTTTTCACTCGCTACTACATTTCCTATTTCCGAATAATATCGCCCGAATCGAATTTACCCACTACCGGTGCTGAAGTTTGTCCTTTTCGAAAGGGTACATATTATGTGAAAAACGGCGTTGTTTCTACCGAAGATTGGCCACCCATTCTCTTCAAGGGTCTTAACAGATACTCCATTTCGTATCTAAAAAATGGCGAAAGTACTGGGGGAGTTCAGTTTACAATTAGTATAACAGAAACTATCACATAgtcttaaaaatgtataataccACGACGAAATATATGgcataaatgaaaattcaattatttccttgtgtgtgtgtatgtatagccaagccatttttatatatttttcttacatttttgaTTACAGTTTATAGTTACAGCTAAAATGATTGCATTCGaaattgtttcgtttcgtttacACGGAATATGCGCATATATATTTAGCTAAGAATCTCTTTTAAATAGTAATAGGTTCTTTAATGGGGttcacataaatatttacatgcaCATGTGCACATAGAAttgtaataattatttatcgTTATATATCGCTTTTACGTTCCCAGTTCAGATCCATTTCTAAGGCTCGTCCCAAGCAACCGTCTCCAGCGTCGGAACTCAATCTTGTATCTAATTGAAGAGAGATTATGTCGCATTCATCAATTGCTATTGCTAATCGGCCAATAATTACAGCAGATACAGATTAATCAGGAAATCAATGACAATTACAGCCGAATACAATCAACTCAACGATCAAAACttaaacaaaaggcaagcagAAGCATTTGCGATGGACAGCGACAGTTAACACATGCACCAGTCAATTAACACATCTGCGACATTTTCGAACTGCGTAACAACTAAACACTAAAATAAGCTTTAATATCTAACCAGCACCCAGAAGCCCGTGGCGTCATCCCGCCGGAAGTAGCGCGGCCGATTGTCCCTGAAAACGGTGACGGCGGGGAACTGATTCTCCTGTATAAACCTAATGGTGGCACGCGTCTGCAATCGAGTTATCAAGTTATGTGACTGCACAGAAAACATAAAGTAGTTCCCATACCTGAGGCGCAAAGTGAGGCGGCTCCACGTCTGGACTGGAGGACAGGTGCTGCAGCAGAAACTCATCCGTTTGGGATAGCCACAGATCAGCGCCGCGCAACGGATCGTAGTTGAAGGGTCCAATGCGTAGCATGCCCAGCGAGGAGTCGTATATATCCAGAACCTAAGGAACACAGCCAAGTGATTAGCAGGCTAGACATTGGGGAATTTGGTCTTTACTTACCGACTGTGCGCCCATGAAGATGCGAGCATCGCGTAGTTCCCGGTCGGGTCCTCGGTCTGGAAAGGAGGCCGGAAAGATCTCACCAGTCTTGATGTTCACGCCCACTCCATAGATGATGGGGCAGTTGATCTCGCCGCGCATCATGGTATTTAGCTCGCCCACGCAAGCCTGCGTCAGATCGATCTCGAGTAGGTGATTGTGGAATGATTCTGAGAAaatgataaattaaattcatataaGAACTAAAACAAGTTGCTTGCCATTGTACTCACGCATAATGCTGAAGAATACGTCTTCGCCGTATCCCTTGGCATCCCGATAGCCACCAATCAACTGCAACTCGATGCGACCCTCCGGGTAGCCGACGGCCAGCTCCTGAACCCGCGACACCATGGTGCACACAGCCTCGTCCACGCCGCTGCCATCGAAGTGCGCCAGGGCCACAGCACCAGATCCTGTTGGGAATCGTTATTAGTAGGGGTTAATGAGCCAAACGACGCTTATTTATGGGACAAAGGATATTGGGCATGCTTACCGGAGTGCCGGACCACGACGATAATACAGGTGGTGGCATCGTCGGCACCGATGATGTTGACGTGCTTGTCGTGCGGCGCAGAGGCGGCCATCTCCCGCTGACCCACGTAGAGCAGACCCACCGGACCCACCGACTTGGCCTGGATGGAGTGCAGCTGCTGGGCGTAGTCTCTGTAAACGGGATGCTGCAGGAACAGGCTGTTGGTGTCCATGGGGCAGTCGTCCTGCAGCACACCATTCAGCACGAGCACCATCCTGGCTGTCTGTTGTCTGTTGTATCCTTCCTTGACCCTCTCGCAAGGGTTTCTCTGTCAATTCGCTGGGAATTTGGCTCTCGAGCAAGATGAGTAGCAGGCAAACTAGAAGAGGTAGAGGTAACACAAAATGACTTAGGATCCAATGGAAGtgggatatatgtatgtatatttccCCCCCTGGGAACTCGAACTtcaacagaagcagcagcataaaaatcaatttacgaTGCCCGCAACCGCCACAGATTTGCATGTTTGATAATAATTTCATGCAGCCGGGGCTGAGAAATATGTTTACACCTCGATCCTGCCACGGCTGACTCGTAAATTTAACCAGCTCGCGAACGAGAAGtgctaataaaaatgtcaaaagttGGGGGCCTGCGGCTGATTCGATTCCCATTCGCTCACCGGTTAACCAACAATGGACACCCCGAAATTGGTTCGCAGAGGCGTGGCCCAGAAGGGGATCGATTCCCCTTTTGGCTGACTCGTGCGTCTCCAGCGTGGAAATCTAATGAAACAATTAGAAGGCCACTGGGTGGGGGTCATCAATTTACGTGGTGTTAACCACTGCCCATATGACGACCAATTGAGGCGAACACCCCAAGTCACAGATGTCACACGAAAGTTAATAACCATTAAGTGGACGCTGCCGCAGCGAATTAGCCACCAAATgaacaacaaatttaatagaatttaatAAAGCTCAACATCACCCTGCTTCTGAGTGCAATTGCAGCTCGACTTGAGTCGCCTCCCGTCggctaattgaattatttaccTACGGATGCTGTCTAGTTTCAATTAAGTGAAATAAAGACGAGTTAAAGTTCAAGTATAAGTGCATATGCGAATACGAGCAAAGTAACAACACATCGCAAGGCGGGCTCATAAACATAAATGATTACATGGGTAGCGCACAAAAAAATGTCTCGAAAAACAATTGTCTGGGCTAATTCCCGATGCAAAAATCGTTGTCTGCTTGtttgtacaaaaaaaaaataaataaataataaaccaaaAGAGCAAACAAAGCTCCAAAGAATCCCCAACCAGGAACAACACTATTAACTCCGTTCGGGGTGGAAAACAATGGAAAACGTTGTGGAAAAATCAAACAGCAAAACGTGAAGAGCCCGCTCTGGATGCTGGACTTGGATGCTGGATGGCCCAGGAACCCAGCTAGGATAGCAATTGTTATGCTGGTCTCCATCTACGACTCCGGCCTGGTCTGGTCTGTTCTTGCCTGGAAGCAATTTAGCCGCGATCATGCATGAATCTTGATTAGATATTCAACGagaaataatttgaaaatgatGACAGTTGGCGATAGGCTCGCTCCACTCTCGTATCCAACGGATGGATGGTCACAGTGAGAGAAAAGAGGTGTGAATATAATAGTTATAAAATGTGAAGATATTGGAATAGCTCATAAAGCACTAGTATATCTGGTTATTTAACTTCTAACTATACTACAAAGCAAAATATGCACACAAAATTGATCAAATTCATAGTAATATAAGTAATTTAGTATTAAATCCttttaattaacatatttcaattgaaGTAGGATTTTCTTTTGTGCAACCCAAGCAGCCAGGCAATCGAGCGAAGCAGGAAAAGGAGCCGCAGAATGCAGCCGATCTATGTAGGTGAGGCAGGATGACCGAGTTTTCCACCAAAACCGATTCCTAATCAAAGACCCAAAAGTTCTGTTGACTCTGGCTGAGCGGGCGGTCTTGCCAGTCAGTTCGTGCCTGGGCCAGAGATTCCCTCCACTTGATAGGCCGTCCAGCCAACCGCAATCCCAAGAAATCCCACTCAGCTAGTCAAAGAGGAGTCCCCAATCCCGCGCTGATCGATGCCAGTCGAACGGGGATGATGGCTAAGAAAGGGCTACAAAAAAAGTGGTAGAAAAGGAACGCAGCAAACAAGGCCATCAGAAACGTTTCAATTCATTAGGCCGGCGACGAGTCTATTAGGAGCACGGGGACTGGTCCGTGGAACTCGTTACGGTTCTGTTCTGGCTTATAACAATCACAAATTATGGGTTTGTGGCCGAGCTGGCAAAATGATCTTGTAGATTTAACACTGATAGCCCGGCCAGAAAACAGGTTCCATTTGTCTACTGTCTACTGTGGCCGGGTGCATTCTTGGCCACATGATTGATTGCAATTTTGACGAGTGCAACAACGACGgcggcagcaactgcaactgcaactgcaactgacaacagcaacagctacaaCTGCTACTTTTCTTCTTGGCCCATGGTTTTCGGTACTCGGTTCTTCGTTCTTCTCTTGCTTcttggttttggccaagtaaTTTACACCCAGCCTCTGCCATTCGGCTCATCTGTCCCAGTGTCTGAACAAGCTGGCCGCACACTTGAAATTCTTTTAGACAGCCCTTCtgttttcttctgtttttctttttttttacacaacACAATTGTCAACGAGAGCGCGAACAAATTTCAGCTAACAAAAACAAGCTGCAACACAACCGGTTCGGTTCTCCTCTTGGCCAAAATTCCGGCCAAAATGAAGAAATTGCTGGCGGGAAACTTaagccaacagcaacatgtgATGTGACAGGGCGAGCGGAGGAGTTGGAGGAGGTATCAAATCAAAGCAAAGCCACTTGGATCT
This window contains:
- the LOC6735151 gene encoding uncharacterized protein LOC6735151 → MTLWWMINGLLILWTVSVGSKKSNYEVRFESIDAVNGSTETLFLYQIRLLGRNRMINGSLIFLEDLDDTFDVLFESHAFKNGGWVKGIVNAAIKPCEFFTRYYISYFRIISPESNLPTTGAEVCPFRKGTYYVKNGVVSTEDWPPILFKGLNRYSISYLKNGESTGGVQFTISITETIT
- the LOC6735152 gene encoding protein N-terminal asparagine amidohydrolase isoform X2, whose translation is MVLVLNGVLQDDCPMDTNSLFLQHPVYRDYAQQLHSIQAKSVGPVGLLYVGQREMAASAPHDKHVNIIGADDATTCIIVVVRHSGSGAVALAHFDGSGVDEAVCTMVSRVQELAVGYPEGRIELQLIGGYRDAKGYGEDVFFSIMQSFHNHLLEIDLTQACVGELNTMMRGEINCPIIYGVGVNIKTGEIFPASFPDRGPDRELRDARIFMGAQSVLDIYDSSLGMLRIGPFNYDPLRGADLWLSQTDEFLLQHLSSSPDVEPPHFAPQTRATIRFIQENQFPAVTVFRDNRPRYFRRDDATGFWVLIQD
- the LOC6735152 gene encoding protein N-terminal asparagine amidohydrolase isoform X1, whose amino-acid sequence is MVLVLNGVLQDDCPMDTNSLFLQHPVYRDYAQQLHSIQAKSVGPVGLLYVGQREMAASAPHDKHVNIIGADDATTCIIVVVRHSGSGAVALAHFDGSGVDEAVCTMVSRVQELAVGYPEGRIELQLIGGYRDAKGYGEDVFFSIMQSFHNHLLEIDLTQACVGELNTMMRGEINCPIIYGVGVNIKTGEIFPASFPDRGPDRELRDARIFMGAQSVLDIYDSSLGMLRIGPFNYDPLRGADLWLSQTDEFLLQHLSSSPDVEPPHFAPQTRATIRFIQENQFPAVTVFRDNRPRYFRRDDATGFWVLVRY